The genomic segment taggagtgaatggagacgaatgatacttgggacctgatgatctgttggagtgtgagcagggtaatatttagtgaagggattcagggaaaccggttattttcttatagtcggacttgagtcctggaaatgggaagtacaatgcctgcactttaaaggaggggtttgggatattggcagtttggagggatatgttgtgtatctttatacgtatatgcttctaaactgttgtattctgagcacctctgcaaaagcagtgataatgtgtgagtgtggtgaaagtgttgaatgatgatgaaagtattttctttttggggattttctttcttttttgggtcaccctgcctcggtgggagacgaccaacttgttgaagaaaaaaaaaaaaaaattcaaccctCTGCTGGGGTCCTATTCAGCAGATCTACTCAAAAGGTGTTCAAAATATACAGACTAATTAATTTTGAACATGTCCCCATGTAGGTTATTATTGGGTATACAGTATGTGTAGTTTATTAACAAAAAATTAACTATTTTCAGTCCATCGCTTGCATCCCTAGAGGAGATAGATGAACAAGGGCGTTACAGTGCATACAGGGATTCTATATCTGTGGATGAACAAGATCTTGCTGGCCACCCCTCAGCAGCAGCTCATGTGAACAGCTTTCATAGAAGCTTACCTCAGTTATCTTATCCTGCATTGGATACACAGTTGAAGAACCAGGAACCATTATTTGTGTTTTCCCATTCCAGCAGAGAAGTGAAGGAGTGTTCTGATGATGGAAGTACTGATGTCAGTCTGTGTGTGGCAGTCGGTGAAAGTGATTCTCAGAAATCAtttggctgggagacttcatcaGAAAAGCTTAGTTTATCATCTAGGCCTGAGAGCCTTGTCACCAGTTATCCTGAGAGCCTTGTCACCAGCTGTCCTGAGAGCCTTGTCACCAGCTGTGACAGTGCTCTTCTTAGTAACACTCACTCTGAAGTGTCTGATGAAGAACACAAGGATTTCACCAATGTGAGTGCTATTTCAGGGGACACTGTTGATTGCTATTTGAAATCCTCAGAGTTTCAACTGAGTTACATTTCTGACTGTAATGCATGGGAAGACAGGAATGTCATCGACAAACATGCTAATAACCCAGTGGAGTTTATGCCACGACAAGTTACTGAGTCTGAGCTTGTCACAGCAAGTGAAAGTGTTATGACATGGGGAACTGCTGATTGCTCTTCCAAGTCTTTACAGCTGGGTGACTTGGCAAACTGTAGTGTACAGGAAGAAGCAAAGACTGCCAAGAGTCCTCTTAATAACTTAGTGGGTTGTTTACAAAGTCCTTTCAGTAAGGAGAGGATTGGCACAAATAGTCAGAGCCTTATGTCAAGGGAACCTGTTAATTGCTTTTCCAAGTCCTCAGAATTGCAGCTGGGTGACATCTCTGACTGTATTTCTCAGGAGGATGCACAAGTCGACCATATTCCTTCTGTTGGCCCAGTGGAGTATTTACCTAGTCGAGTTAGTAAGGAAGAGAGCAGCACAAGCAAAAAGTGTGTCACAGTAGTAACTTTGGCTGAGGAGGAAAAGACTAATCCAAGGGCTACATTCAATATGAGAGAGAATGTGCCTGATGCCACAGTCAGTATAAATAATGATGGGTTTAATGATCAGGTAGATGATGCAAGTAACTCAAATACACATGTCCCTGAGGAACCCAGTGTTGTCACTAGTGAAAGTGTTGTGTCACAACGATCTATTGCTGGCTTTTTAAAATCAATAGAAAGACAAATACGGGATCTAGCAAACCATAATGATCAGAGTGACAGGAGAGGCAACATCGAGTCCCCGGGTACAATTCCAGTGGAGCATTTGTCACTGCCAGTTAGTCAGGAAGTACCGTTGACTAGAAGAGAGGAAGTTTTTGTGACAGCCCTAGTGGAGGAAGAGATAAAGGAAGTGTTGAAGAGCATTGCACAAGATAATGTAACACCGGTCACAGTCAGTGTGAGTGACAGAAGTATAGATCACTTGGTTAATGTAAAGAAGCTTGAATCAGCTGCTGAAGAAAATAAGCACAAGACTTTATCTAAAGCTATAGATATCTTCGAACAGTCTCTTTCCTCTGAAGCAGTAATTTCAAGAGATAGTTTACAAGAGATCACAGCAAGTGTGAATGATAAAATGACTGAGAATCAGTTAAATAACATAAAAATACCTCAAGAATCAGCCATCATTGAAGGAAGTTCATGTGAGGTTGAAGATAACAATGTAGATATGATGGATCTTTCTCTTACTAATGAAGTGGTCATTGAAAGAGAGAATTTACCACAGATTGCAGTCAGTGTGGAGAATAGTGGTAATAGAGGTCTCCCCACCATGAGAGAAAATAATGCATGGGAAACTTTACATGGAAATGTAGTTATGAGCAAACTGCAGGGCTCCAGTGCATCAGATGTTGCGAGAGACATCATTCCGCTTGTCACAGCCAGTGCGAAGGAAAATAAGATGAAAGATGATTGGGATATTGTGAAAGAGGTTCAAGAATCTACCATCAGAGAAAGACATCCACGAGAGACTTCTCCTTCGAATAAAACGGACACTGTGGAAGAAAGTGAGAGTAAAGATCAGTTAAATATTGTAAAAATGCTTCAAGAATGTGTCATCAGAGAGAAAGAGGTTGATGATAATGGTATGACAGCAAATTTCACTCCTGGTGAAGCTGATTCTGCTGATGATTTGCATCAAGCTACCAGAGGTGAACAAACTTCGAAGAAAGAAAATGACAGATCATCAGATGTTCGTCAGAGTTATTACAGTTCCCTGAAAATCATTAATGTGGACAACAGCTATATATATGGAGATTTTCTGACTGAAGAAAGCTTGCAAGATAATGGAGATCACAGGCAGTGCCATTCTTATGAGAAGAGCCAGAGCTCAGAAGATCTAGACATCGAGAGCTATGGCTCAGCAAACAAGGCTATGGTTATCTCTCGTTCAGACAACTCGGGAGAGTCTATGCTACCAACCACCTCTCATTCCTCAAGTGGCACTGTCTCTGAGGGTCAGCATATATGTACTAGCAGTGAAGAAAGTCAGGAGTATGCTAGTCCAGTGCATGAGAATTATTTCTTGGAGACAAGTAAAACACCTCAGAAATGCTGTAATACCTCTACAGATGACACACAAGCACTGCAGCATGAATCTCCTAGATTTAATGATACTGTTGAAGAGATGGAGATGATGCTGAAATATGGCATCAATTATGGGGAAGCAATACAGAAGAAAGCAGCCACAATAGACAGCTCAGTTGATGACACTATTGTTGGTATGCCCCGTAATTCTAGTGTTTCCAGCACCATTTCTAACTTCCAACCAACACTAGAATCAACTCGAGAATCGCCACATCAAAAGCATGTCAAACCTCCAGAATGTGTTGAAAGCGTACGAACAAAGGCAAGTATTTCATGTTCTCCCTACAAACCACAGAGTGTAACTAGGAAGGAGCCACCACCTAAGCCGCCTCGTAATGTGTTTTCTCCTAGTCCCAAGAAACCCATTTCCCTCTTAGCATCAACACCAAACACACCTAAATTTGATAGTACACATTCAAATGAAGTAAGAGCAAAACAGCCTCACAATAGGTTAATTTCCCCTAAGAAAGGTTGTCATGGTTTCAAAGGAACACCAGTACAACAAGGCACTGTTGATAAACCAAAAATATTCACTCGCAAACATTCCCCTGCCATCAAATCCAATGAACGGCCAGCAGTCCAACGGCTTCCCTTTCGGGGTTCAGGCTTGACTCGTTCAGGGTCATTAACAAACATTAGGAAACCTTCAAACCTTTACCAGTCACCAGGCAGAACACCAATAATTCCTTGTTCAGTAAGTAGAATTCATCCTCGGACTCCTGTGTCAAGACATAACACTCCAGCACGCCTGCAGTCCCCTTCTACTATATTTGGCACAAAACCTGGATCATTTTCGAGTCTTCCACCCCATCCAACACCCCAAAAAGCTTCCAGAAAATTACTAAAACAAACTCCCACTCCAGGAACCAAACTTCCTGCACAGACAAGAGGTAATATAGTAAATAAGACACCATCTCCTGCAGTATCCAGGGACTTCAAACGCTTCAAGCCAAGACTGAACATAGAAAGTCCACTTGCCAAGTGCCTGCAAGTGAATCCCGCGCCTACACTCCTCGTAAACGTTAAACCTCGCCATAATATCAGTCCCCAAAAAATGCAGAAAAAATGTTTACCTGTGAAGAAAATTGTTGAGGCTGGTGACAACCACCATGGGGATAGTGGGAAATGCAActtggagcagcaacagcagctgcaactgcaacagcattatcagcagcagcagcgacagcaacaACTGCCTCCTAAATTTTGTGAAGAAATTGAAAACAGCTTCATCCAAAGAGAGACAGCTCTCTCTAATATCCAGGATAATCTGAATAAATTAGAATTAAAGATGAAGAATAGCCAGGTGAGCTAAATGTACAGTGTTATTTTGTAGTGCATTATGAATTTCATCCAATGCCTTACCCAATGCCTTTTAGTTACAGTACCTATATTTTGTCTAAACTGTATCCTACCTGTGCTGTATAGAATATTCCAAGACTTTATCTATATATGCACTAATTTATCTCCAAACCACAGTTTTATGTCATACCTGATTACCCTCACCTCACCCATTTTTAGGTGGTGCATCAGCTTTGTAGGCTTAGTAACTGGCTGTGATTGTATACTTTTTTTTAATTGTAAAATACAACCTTCCTAATTAAGTCCACATTTAAGTTATCTCCATCCTACCTATTGTGTGTTAGTGGGAAAACcactcccacactgagtgtccatTGTTCAATTCCCTGTATGGGCAGACGTGCTGGGCATGTTACCTTAAACCTGCCGTCCCTGCTCgcttaacagtaagtaggtacttgggtattagttgactagtgtgggctgcatcctggggatcaagattgaaggaccaaaatggaaataagacagacaataCCTGATGCActaacttgggttatcctgggtggctaaccctccctaacctgaTTTAAAAATCCAAACTAATCTTATCTTCCTCATACTAATTTTGTTTAAATTTTTTGAGCATGTGTGATCATTAAAATAAGTAAACTGCATAAACTTTTTCTTACATTCAGCATGCATTTATCTTTACTTTCCTGTGCTCTTCTTAatagtttttattttttaatacatATTTCTTTCAATTTATGAGACTTTGTCTGAGACTAAGCCACAGAGACGATGAACCCCTGAACCACTAACAGATAATAGATCCCTAATATCTAGGTCCAGGCAGTTATTAGATATCCTTTTTTTACCTTTGAGTTCCAAGAGTCTTTCTAATCCAGGATTGACTAGGCATTATTTATTGTAGATATATGAACAtagtgtgcaataagatcacagtaaactggtgatatcacaatatgcaaaatatccACACtgaaaaaattgtgaaattccaagcacttttgtgacttctcacattatcgatgtgagaaatcacaacaGGGCTTAGAATGTCACTATTTTTTCAATGTGGTTATTTTGCAGTCATATAGAGTATGATTAAGTTAATCTCAGCATCTCTGCAATATGTATACAGCATCTCTTAGATGTTTGACATTAACagtttattatttagtaattaaTACTGTTTGTTTAACTTCTGAATGACTGTGGTGAATGTTTTTCCTTCTCTTGGTCATTCTAtgttggtgggaaatggccaacgtGGTACAgctcggccatcactaatccggcatcattgagacctgtagtgtgccggattagtgagtttgccagcTTACagggtggttaggttagaatacacttaagtAACCTATCAGTagagactttctgctacatcttctgCATTATCATCACTGGTTTCTCCTCCACTGGcctgctgctgtggatttacaaccatctgcacaatttctgagtcagtataatgatgaaatttgaaattatgctggccgaaattagtgccagaatgctgatggaaccagataactgattgccggattagtgttGGTCGACCTGTAGTTTTATATTTTAACTTAGTGTGatagtacagtgacagtgttattCTTTTAGTTGCATACATGTTGGTTTGAATGACTTATTTTTCTAGTGTAAATTTGGCTTGTAAATGATAGTATTTGTGTGTGATTgcatataatttttttatattaccAAATGCTTGATGATCTTATAGGTGTAAGTGCTTTGTAAATCCAGTAACTTCCTAGTTTAAGCTAATGAAGTGTTTTTGTTCCAACTGGTCTTGTATGTTAAAACTACCAGAATCAAAGTTTTAGCAAAGTGTgagctgtaataaagttggtagaattactgacaatatgtaaagtaaaaggacacaagtgcagctaatgtgacattttattgtggcaacgtttcgctctccaggagcgaaatggcttgataaagctcctggagagcgaaacgttgccacaataaaatgtcacattagttgcacttgcgtccttttactttacaaagtgTGAGCTGAAATTTTTAAAAAAGAGCAAAGTTTGTGCTTGTTGTTCCTTGTATTTTATTGATGAAtagataaaaaatataataagaaTTGATTCACAATTCATGAGAAATTAAAGCAGTTATCCTCAAGTTTTGAGTTGAAGATAGTAAACAGTTGTGTAGCTTGACTAAGTCTCCCACTAAAATCATAGCTACTTATTTGAAGTTCAGTAGTTGTTAGTTCAACCTTAATTTTTTATATCCACATCAGCCActtctcaccaaggcaggatgcCCCAAAATAGATTCATTCACCAGCATGCATTCAATACTGCACAGGCGCTCCTTGATTTATGATGGGGTTACGTTTCGACGAACCCGTTGTAAGTCAAAAATACCATCAGTTGATTATATGCTAAATAGATaagtaaatacagtggtccctcgtttatcgtcgttaatccgttcctggaagtgcgatgattatcgaaatagatgattttcgaatcaattttccccataagaaataatgtaaatacaattaatccgttcctgacacccagaagtattaaaacaaaaaatttttttacatgaaatatacatgtagtacataaacaatacaatgggacatgatgaatgaaacattaacagcataacacttacctttattggtgattcttcttagtgtatggaagactggaagaggagagagattggattagttactgtttggaaggggaatcccctttcatcaacacctcaggtaccaagtccttttctggggttacatacttctcttctctgtttcttaatgccactaggaccaccttgagagtcactggagtcctgtctcgcaaaaaaagtgtccagagagctctgtttctggcgtctctttaaaacttccctaaaatgggccaaaagactgtcactgtacaagttgccgatatggcttgcaacatccttctcagggtgatgtttctccaaaaatctttccatcctaccccacatttcaaaaatctccttaatttctgaagaaggcaccttcttccatctctcttcctcctcctctgcagcaagattctgagctccGATctattgctcttcctgctgaagctcttgcagcttctcagtggttagctcttcgttgtggtcctccaccaactcttccgcatcctccaaactcacatccaaccccatggaactccccaatgccacaatagatttcacaactgacataggcccatcagggtcagccacaaacccttcaaaatccctcttttggacacagtCTGACCACAATTTTCTTCAAGCAACaaaagcttccttgatttcctttttctttgccacgatggaagatatggttgtatggggtttgttatacatcctggccagttcggccacacgtacgccactttcatattgttcaatgatgttttcttaaattcagtcgtatttctcaccttctttaccaaaggcttggcactacgagctttctttggagccattgtagcttatttagcacttgcaagcactaaaatgaatggaaatattatgaaatattttgtatgaacaagtgagggggccatcgctcactggtaaacaatggcacactggctgggaagggaagcCGAGACGGCTTAGAGCcatgagtacgcgtccaggacaaacgacgattagcgagtcaaccgaccatttgcgagccaatgtttggatgaAAATAACAtgacgatttccgaaaaggacgattatcgagggaccacagTATgtaactacagcctctcctcacttaacaacggagttctgttcctgagATGATGTCATTAAACGCAttagtcgctaagtgaggagcatactataatggtagtgggtttgtgtcaaccatctttgatattgttttaatgtcacctttgcaccatttataacatttctggcatatttttaaatgtttatacagtagtgtactgtatattgaaataaacagaatagaggaaatcagctctaattttttttttttttttttaacaagtcggccgtctcccaccgaggcagggtgacccaaaaaagaaagaaaatccccaaaaagaaaatactttcatcatcattcaacactttcaccacactcgcacattatcaccgtttttgcagaggtgctcagaatacaacagtttagaagcatacacatataaagatacacaacatatccctccaaactgccaatatcccaaacccctcctttaaagtgcaggcattgtacttcccatttccaggactcaagtccaactatatgaaaataacaggtttccctgaatcccttcactaaatattaccctgctcacactctaacagattgtcaggtcccaagtaccattcgtctccattcactcctatctaacacgctcacgcacgcttgctggaagtccaagccccttgcccacaaaacctcctttaccccctctctccaaccctttcgaggacgacccctaccccgccttccttcccctatagatttatatgctttccatgtcattttactttgatccattctctctaaatgaccaaaccacctcaacaatccctcttctgccctctgactaatacttttattaactccacacctttttctaatttccacactccgaattttctgcataatatttacaccacacattgcccttaaacaggacatctccactgcctccaaccgtctcctcgctgctgcatttaccacccaagcttcacacccatataagagtgttggtactactatactttcatacattcccttctttgcctccatagataacgttttttgactccacatatacctcaacgcaccactcaccttttttccctcatcaattctatgattaacctcatccttcataaatccatccgccgacacgtcaactcccaagtatctgaaaacattcacttcttccatactcctcctccccaatttgatatccaatttttctttatctaaatcatttgacaccctcatcaccttactctttt from the Cherax quadricarinatus isolate ZL_2023a chromosome 89, ASM3850222v1, whole genome shotgun sequence genome contains:
- the LOC128697223 gene encoding serine-rich adhesin for platelets → MENDSEDEVFFGPITEREERIAEKVRNRRTEVYVRGPVLRRRSSVPSLASLEEIDEQGRYSAYRDSISVDEQDLAGHPSAAAHVNSFHRSLPQLSYPALDTQLKNQEPLFVFSHSSREVKECSDDGSTDVSLCVAVGESDSQKSFGWETSSEKLSLSSRPESLVTSYPESLVTSCPESLVTSCDSALLSNTHSEVSDEEHKDFTNVSAISGDTVDCYLKSSEFQLSYISDCNAWEDRNVIDKHANNPVEFMPRQVTESELVTASESVMTWGTADCSSKSLQLGDLANCSVQEEAKTAKSPLNNLVGCLQSPFSKERIGTNSQSLMSREPVNCFSKSSELQLGDISDCISQEDAQVDHIPSVGPVEYLPSRVSKEESSTSKKCVTVVTLAEEEKTNPRATFNMRENVPDATVSINNDGFNDQVDDASNSNTHVPEEPSVVTSESVVSQRSIAGFLKSIERQIRDLANHNDQSDRRGNIESPGTIPVEHLSLPVSQEVPLTRREEVFVTALVEEEIKEVLKSIAQDNVTPVTVSVSDRSIDHLVNVKKLESAAEENKHKTLSKAIDIFEQSLSSEAVISRDSLQEITASVNDKMTENQLNNIKIPQESAIIEGSSCEVEDNNVDMMDLSLTNEVVIERENLPQIAVSVENSGNRGLPTMRENNAWETLHGNVVMSKLQGSSASDVARDIIPLVTASAKENKMKDDWDIVKEVQESTIRERHPRETSPSNKTDTVEESESKDQLNIVKMLQECVIREKEVDDNGMTANFTPGEADSADDLHQATRGEQTSKKENDRSSDVRQSYYSSLKIINVDNSYIYGDFLTEESLQDNGDHRQCHSYEKSQSSEDLDIESYGSANKAMVISRSDNSGESMLPTTSHSSSGTVSEGQHICTSSEESQEYASPVHENYFLETSKTPQKCCNTSTDDTQALQHESPRFNDTVEEMEMMLKYGINYGEAIQKKAATIDSSVDDTIVGMPRNSSVSSTISNFQPTLESTRESPHQKHVKPPECVESVRTKASISCSPYKPQSVTRKEPPPKPPRNVFSPSPKKPISLLASTPNTPKFDSTHSNEVRAKQPHNRLISPKKGCHGFKGTPVQQGTVDKPKIFTRKHSPAIKSNERPAVQRLPFRGSGLTRSGSLTNIRKPSNLYQSPGRTPIIPCSVSRIHPRTPVSRHNTPARLQSPSTIFGTKPGSFSSLPPHPTPQKASRKLLKQTPTPGTKLPAQTRGNIVNKTPSPAVSRDFKRFKPRLNIESPLAKCLQVNPAPTLLVNVKPRHNISPQKMQKKCLPVKKIVEAGDNHHGDSGKCNLEQQQQLQLQQHYQQQQRQQQLPPKFCEEIENSFIQRETALSNIQDNLNKLELKMKNSQVLAGEESTPSQPTLVNKEDQILPDVMYSSAVPVLVNEEANKENERLRRRMEMLTDKQPALVSKHKGRMKMPKVAFNIPPKGSTSPVYKREDVSSPRSSAARGSLLEVSLYESHEAHYTNTLR